The following are from one region of the Ruficoccus sp. ZRK36 genome:
- a CDS encoding TonB-dependent receptor: protein MKDPQLEPSELTTNRKALLVNLDQNVYGTFAEIGAGQEVARHFFKAGGAAGTIAKSMSAYDMKFSDEIYGKASRYVSRDRLSQMLDHEYNLLINRLDESRGKDTTFFVFANTVAAASYNNNKNCHGWMGIRYQISPEAPPNDIIIHVRMWDKTGSAQQEALGIAGVNFIWAALVYYDDMEEFIPSLLHSLGNERLEVDMLEFHGPDFDDKVENRVVSLQLVEHGLTNAVMFGSDGSVLQPSEFLYKKSLLVERGSFRPITHVNTDMLKCAGAQFMQEDSVQGESVVALLEITMKNLLAGGKDIDYEDFLARVDAINVLGYHVLVSNYMEYYRLSAYFRRYTQKMIGIVLGINHLQEIFNEEYYEDLDGGILESFGRLFKANVKLYVYPMKGTSYNSYIGHTDLQEKLVESGAGGFADDMLISADNLKVKSKLRHLYTYLLENHYIEPVLGADASHLNIFSRNILKKITEDDPSWEECVPPRVAELIKERGLWGYHD from the coding sequence ATGAAAGATCCCCAGCTCGAACCCAGCGAACTCACCACTAATCGCAAGGCTCTCCTGGTCAATCTGGACCAGAACGTTTACGGCACCTTTGCAGAAATCGGGGCCGGACAGGAAGTCGCCCGCCACTTTTTTAAAGCCGGGGGGGCGGCCGGTACCATCGCCAAGAGCATGTCGGCCTACGACATGAAGTTCAGCGATGAGATCTACGGCAAGGCCAGCCGCTACGTCTCCCGGGACCGGCTCAGCCAGATGCTCGACCACGAGTACAACCTGCTCATCAACCGCCTCGACGAAAGCCGCGGCAAGGACACGACCTTCTTTGTCTTCGCCAACACCGTCGCAGCCGCCAGCTACAACAACAACAAGAACTGCCACGGCTGGATGGGCATCCGCTATCAGATCTCCCCCGAGGCTCCGCCAAACGACATCATCATCCATGTGCGCATGTGGGACAAGACCGGCAGCGCCCAACAGGAGGCGCTCGGGATCGCCGGGGTCAACTTCATCTGGGCCGCCCTCGTCTACTACGACGACATGGAGGAGTTTATCCCCTCCCTGCTTCACAGTCTCGGTAACGAGCGCCTGGAGGTGGACATGCTGGAGTTCCACGGGCCGGACTTCGATGACAAGGTAGAAAACCGCGTGGTCTCGCTCCAACTGGTCGAGCACGGCCTGACGAACGCCGTCATGTTCGGCTCCGATGGCTCCGTGCTCCAGCCCTCCGAGTTCCTTTACAAGAAGTCGCTGCTGGTCGAGCGCGGGTCGTTCCGCCCGATCACGCACGTCAACACCGACATGCTCAAGTGCGCCGGGGCGCAGTTCATGCAGGAAGACTCCGTCCAGGGCGAATCCGTCGTCGCCCTGCTGGAGATCACGATGAAAAACCTCCTGGCCGGCGGCAAGGACATCGACTACGAGGACTTCCTGGCACGCGTCGACGCCATCAACGTACTGGGCTACCATGTATTGGTCTCTAACTACATGGAGTACTACCGGCTCAGCGCGTACTTCCGGCGCTATACCCAGAAGATGATCGGCATCGTCCTCGGCATTAACCACCTGCAGGAAATCTTCAACGAGGAGTACTACGAAGACCTCGACGGAGGCATTCTGGAGTCCTTCGGGCGCTTATTTAAAGCCAACGTCAAGCTGTACGTCTACCCGATGAAAGGCACCAGCTACAACAGCTACATCGGCCACACCGACCTGCAGGAGAAGCTCGTCGAGAGCGGGGCGGGCGGATTCGCAGACGATATGCTCATCAGCGCCGACAACCTGAAGGTCAAAAGCAAGCTGCGCCACCTCTACACCTACCTGCTGGAAAACCACTACATCGAGCCCGTCCTCGGCGCCGACGCCAGCCACCTGAACATTTTCTCCCGCAACATCCTCAAAAAGATCACCGAGGACGACCCCAGCTGGGAGGAATGCGTCCCGCCCCGTGTCGCCGAGCTGATCAAGGAACGCGGCCTCTGGGGCTACCACGACTAG
- a CDS encoding endonuclease/exonuclease/phosphatase family protein, whose protein sequence is MLSVVLNRFLGTVVLFILPLTLGAETVRLATFNLQNYLVMDRSVDGHWREEYPKPEAEKAALREVIRAADADVLALQEIGGPAFLEELQRDLKAEGLDYPHAAILEGPDTVRMCAVLSRLPFRRALAHETVDYTLKGEAGQVRRGLLELNFRTDGVEWALFVVHLKSRWTVREDDPTAARERTAEAQACRDFIRAQFADPESDNYLIVGDFNDLRDTAPLRRFLEVSGRELSRMAEAVDSRDEAWTFHYRKRDIYERVDFVLLSPALDKRLVPGSAKIVDIVPASLTGSDHRLVSVELEF, encoded by the coding sequence GTGTTATCCGTGGTTTTAAACCGGTTCCTCGGGACGGTTGTTCTGTTTATTCTCCCCCTCACGCTCGGGGCGGAGACCGTCCGGCTGGCGACGTTTAACCTGCAGAACTACCTCGTGATGGACCGCTCGGTGGACGGGCACTGGCGCGAGGAGTATCCCAAGCCCGAAGCCGAGAAGGCCGCCCTGCGAGAGGTTATCCGTGCGGCCGATGCCGATGTGCTAGCCCTGCAGGAGATCGGTGGTCCTGCCTTTTTGGAGGAGTTGCAGCGCGATCTGAAGGCCGAGGGACTGGACTATCCCCATGCTGCGATCCTGGAGGGGCCGGATACGGTGCGCATGTGCGCCGTGCTCTCACGCCTGCCGTTCAGGCGCGCCCTCGCCCACGAGACGGTGGATTATACCCTGAAGGGGGAGGCCGGGCAGGTCCGCCGCGGATTGCTGGAACTGAACTTCCGAACCGATGGCGTCGAGTGGGCGCTGTTTGTCGTGCACCTGAAAAGCCGCTGGACGGTCCGCGAGGACGACCCAACGGCCGCCCGCGAGCGCACCGCCGAGGCGCAAGCCTGCCGCGACTTCATCCGTGCGCAGTTTGCAGATCCCGAGTCGGACAACTATCTCATCGTGGGTGATTTTAACGACCTGCGCGATACCGCTCCGCTCCGGCGGTTTCTGGAGGTCAGCGGGCGCGAACTCTCCCGTATGGCTGAGGCTGTGGATTCGCGCGACGAAGCGTGGACCTTCCACTACCGCAAGCGAGACATCTACGAGCGGGTGGACTTTGTTTTGCTCTCCCCGGCACTGGATAAGCGCCTCGTGCCCGGCTCGGCCAAGATCGTGGACATCGTCCCGGCCAGCCTCACCGGCAGCGACCATCGCCTCGTCAGCGTCGAGCTGGAGTTCTGA
- a CDS encoding M48 family metallopeptidase: MHPFLIAILVLIGLKLATELVLDWLNLGEVRRHADRIPEAFAGVMDEETYKKSVSYTQTHTRFGMIETAWDAVVLAVVLASGVLPWLFNGLTAGLGISLWGQALVLFIILIALSLPGIPLELYSTFKIEARYGFNKTTFGTWFSDKLKGLLLAAILGYPLLCLLLWFFQALPHTWWLWAFFAFFGFQLLLLLLYPRLILPLFNKLSPLPEGDLRARLLKLGERTGFSAQTIHVMDGSKRSTHSNAFFTGFGKFRRIVLYDTLVEQLDDVELESVLAHEIGHYKKGHVPKMLIISALASLAGFGVLGFLAGQAWFFEAFGFQVADGMVPALLLFMLLSGLFSFWLSPLLNGLSRKHEYEADAFARNVMGDDPQPLVTSLHKLTEKNLGNLTPHPLYSAFHYSHPTLLERETALKGGTV, translated from the coding sequence ATGCATCCCTTCCTGATCGCAATTCTTGTCCTCATCGGGCTCAAACTGGCCACTGAGCTGGTCCTCGACTGGCTCAATCTGGGCGAAGTCCGCCGCCATGCCGACCGCATCCCCGAAGCTTTTGCCGGGGTAATGGACGAGGAAACCTATAAAAAGTCCGTCTCCTACACCCAGACGCATACCCGCTTTGGCATGATCGAGACGGCCTGGGATGCCGTCGTGCTGGCTGTCGTACTGGCCTCCGGTGTCCTGCCGTGGCTCTTTAACGGGCTGACGGCCGGGCTGGGGATCAGCCTCTGGGGGCAGGCGCTGGTGCTTTTTATTATCCTGATCGCGCTCTCGCTGCCGGGTATCCCGCTGGAGCTCTACAGCACCTTCAAGATCGAGGCCCGCTACGGCTTTAACAAGACGACCTTCGGGACCTGGTTTAGTGACAAGCTCAAGGGCCTGCTGCTGGCCGCCATCCTCGGCTACCCGCTACTCTGCCTGCTGCTGTGGTTTTTCCAGGCATTACCGCACACCTGGTGGCTCTGGGCCTTTTTCGCGTTTTTCGGCTTCCAGCTCCTGCTGCTGCTGCTCTATCCGCGCCTGATTCTGCCCCTCTTTAACAAGCTCTCGCCCCTGCCGGAGGGAGACCTGCGCGCCCGCCTGCTTAAGCTCGGGGAGCGCACGGGTTTCTCCGCTCAGACCATCCACGTGATGGACGGCAGCAAGCGCTCCACTCACTCCAACGCCTTTTTTACCGGCTTCGGGAAGTTCCGCCGCATCGTGCTCTACGATACGCTGGTCGAGCAGCTGGATGATGTGGAGCTGGAGAGCGTACTCGCGCACGAAATCGGCCACTATAAGAAGGGGCACGTGCCGAAAATGCTGATCATTTCCGCCTTGGCCAGTCTGGCCGGGTTCGGTGTGCTCGGCTTTCTGGCCGGGCAGGCGTGGTTCTTCGAGGCTTTTGGGTTCCAAGTGGCCGACGGGATGGTTCCGGCGCTGCTGCTGTTTATGCTCCTGAGCGGGCTGTTCAGCTTCTGGCTCTCGCCCCTGCTCAACGGCCTCTCCCGCAAGCACGAGTACGAGGCGGACGCCTTTGCCCGCAATGTGATGGGGGACGACCCGCAGCCGCTGGTCACCTCCCTGCATAAGCTGACCGAGAAAAATCTCGGCAACCTCACCCCGCATCCGCTCTATAGCGCCTTCCACTACTCGCATCCGACCCTCCTTGAGCGCGAAACCGCCCTCAAAGGCGGCACCGTATAG
- the xseB gene encoding exodeoxyribonuclease VII small subunit translates to MPKTQTTEDAASFEEALERLENIVESLESGDIPLADLVTKYESGTRLAKFCQRKLDQAEQKIEKLRQEDGQISLEAFDADTAS, encoded by the coding sequence ATGCCGAAAACGCAAACGACGGAAGACGCTGCGTCTTTTGAGGAAGCCCTGGAACGATTGGAAAATATCGTCGAGAGCCTCGAAAGCGGAGACATCCCGCTCGCCGACCTGGTCACCAAATACGAATCGGGAACCCGGCTGGCGAAGTTTTGCCAACGCAAACTCGACCAAGCAGAACAGAAAATCGAAAAACTCAGGCAGGAAGACGGTCAGATCAGCCTCGAAGCGTTCGACGCCGATACCGCCTCCTGA
- the dxs gene encoding 1-deoxy-D-xylulose-5-phosphate synthase, with the protein MAILPSIKGPQDVKALNKEDLPELAKEIRQEILEVTSENGGHVGPNLGVVELTIMLHRHFNTPEDRFIFDVSHQGYVHKLLTGRQGEKFRKLRHSDGYCGFLTRDESEHDCFGAGHAGTALSAAVGMATARDLNGTPEHVVAIIGDAALTCGITMEALNNIKSSCKKLIVILNDNKWSIAPNVGAIPTYLNELITNPVYNRFHQDVESFLNSVPGGKAIKKFGKKVKQEAKDFLIDQNPSLFEKYGLRYIGPIDGHDMDLMDQYLQFAKESDEPVILHTLTTKGKGFDVAMGDPEKWHGTSPFCLSNGKAKSGKVSAPPAYQDVFGKALVDFAKADKSVVGITGAMPSGTGMKHLADEVPGQYFDVGIAEEHAVLFAAGLATSNIKPVVAIYSTFLQRAIDQIMHDVALQKLDVMFCMDRAGLSPNDGPTHHGLFDISYLRAVPNVVVMQPKDEDELVDMMKTGLDHKGPSFIRYPRGSGVGVPMKDEPEAIEIGKSEVLREGDDIIIWALGTMVQDAFKLANKISAEQGLSVGVVNARFAKPIDTTQLFKDANHARLIVTMEDHVRKGGFGSAVLEELQDEGIMTPVVRLGWPDKFVAHGSSGSDLRAANGLSPQDMENDILKRYRALPVQTAETSDTSVPFPSGK; encoded by the coding sequence ATGGCTATACTTCCCTCCATTAAGGGCCCGCAGGACGTTAAAGCACTCAACAAGGAAGACCTTCCCGAGTTGGCGAAGGAAATCCGCCAGGAAATCCTGGAAGTGACCTCCGAGAACGGCGGCCACGTCGGCCCGAACCTCGGTGTGGTCGAGTTGACCATCATGCTGCACCGGCACTTCAACACGCCCGAGGACCGCTTCATTTTCGACGTCTCCCACCAGGGCTACGTGCACAAGCTGCTCACCGGCCGCCAGGGCGAGAAGTTCCGCAAGCTGCGCCACAGCGACGGCTACTGCGGCTTCCTGACGCGTGACGAGTCCGAGCACGACTGTTTTGGCGCCGGCCACGCCGGTACCGCCCTCTCCGCCGCTGTCGGTATGGCCACCGCCCGTGACCTCAACGGCACGCCCGAGCACGTGGTCGCCATCATCGGTGACGCCGCCCTGACCTGCGGTATCACGATGGAGGCGCTTAACAACATTAAGAGCAGCTGCAAGAAGCTGATCGTGATCCTCAACGACAACAAGTGGTCGATCGCCCCGAACGTCGGCGCCATCCCCACCTACCTCAACGAGCTGATCACCAACCCGGTCTACAACCGCTTCCACCAGGACGTGGAGAGCTTCCTCAACTCCGTCCCCGGCGGTAAGGCGATCAAGAAGTTCGGCAAGAAGGTCAAGCAGGAGGCCAAGGACTTCCTCATCGACCAGAATCCCTCCCTTTTCGAGAAATACGGCCTGCGCTACATCGGCCCCATCGATGGTCACGACATGGACCTGATGGACCAGTACCTGCAGTTCGCCAAGGAATCGGACGAGCCGGTCATCCTCCACACCCTGACGACCAAGGGTAAGGGCTTCGATGTGGCCATGGGCGACCCGGAAAAGTGGCACGGCACGAGCCCCTTCTGCCTCTCCAACGGCAAGGCCAAATCCGGCAAAGTCAGCGCCCCCCCCGCCTATCAGGATGTCTTCGGCAAGGCGCTGGTAGACTTCGCCAAGGCGGACAAAAGCGTGGTCGGCATCACCGGCGCCATGCCCTCCGGGACTGGCATGAAGCACCTCGCCGATGAAGTTCCCGGTCAATACTTTGACGTCGGCATCGCCGAGGAGCACGCCGTACTCTTCGCAGCCGGTCTGGCCACCAGCAACATCAAGCCGGTTGTGGCCATCTACTCGACCTTCCTCCAGCGCGCGATCGACCAGATCATGCACGACGTGGCCCTGCAAAAGCTCGACGTGATGTTCTGCATGGACCGCGCCGGGCTCTCCCCCAACGACGGCCCCACGCACCACGGTCTCTTTGACATCTCCTACCTGCGCGCCGTCCCGAACGTCGTCGTCATGCAGCCCAAGGACGAAGACGAGCTGGTCGATATGATGAAAACCGGCCTCGACCACAAGGGCCCGAGCTTCATCCGCTATCCGCGCGGCTCCGGCGTCGGCGTCCCTATGAAGGACGAGCCCGAAGCGATCGAAATCGGCAAGTCCGAGGTCCTGCGCGAAGGCGACGACATCATCATCTGGGCCCTCGGCACGATGGTTCAGGATGCCTTCAAGCTCGCTAACAAGATTTCCGCTGAGCAGGGTCTGAGCGTGGGTGTGGTCAATGCCCGCTTTGCCAAGCCCATCGACACCACCCAGCTTTTCAAGGACGCCAACCACGCCCGCCTCATCGTCACGATGGAAGACCACGTCCGCAAGGGTGGCTTCGGCAGTGCTGTCCTCGAAGAGCTTCAGGACGAGGGTATCATGACGCCGGTCGTCCGTCTCGGCTGGCCGGACAAGTTTGTCGCCCACGGCAGCAGCGGCAGCGACCTGCGCGCCGCCAACGGCCTCAGCCCGCAGGACATGGAGAACGACATCCTCAAGCGCTACCGCGCCCTGCCCGTACAAACCGCCGAGACCTCGGACACCTCCGTCCCCTTCCCCTCCGGTAAGTAA
- a CDS encoding Cys-Gln thioester bond-forming surface protein, which yields MNLNFSKTTIAKAALGVAVIFGMSAAADATPVSFSFDSFSNSHSVRVKLNGYTRDLHVGTIDLTIKGDNVASNMQTVAFCAEIAQSITRGQTYDNYSVSPLTTANSGLSNAQARNIAILYDLYYQGQDASSWSTEQSTAFQLALWELSHDDDGSMTSSGLSRGDFQVSIDAQMDGNQPDNTTRNYVNRAMDYLNEVEAKSKNNYNPYTELVALTSTANQDLVVLGVAIPAGGGSGGGEPTAVPFGVNPLPGLAIVGLFGWRRLRKRLNRDTPEQAA from the coding sequence ATGAACCTGAATTTCAGCAAGACGACCATCGCCAAGGCCGCCCTGGGGGTAGCAGTGATCTTCGGCATGAGTGCCGCAGCGGACGCCACACCGGTGTCTTTCTCCTTCGATAGCTTTTCGAACAGCCACAGCGTCCGGGTAAAGCTCAATGGCTACACCCGTGACCTCCACGTGGGCACGATCGACCTGACCATCAAGGGTGATAATGTCGCCAGCAACATGCAGACGGTAGCCTTCTGTGCCGAGATCGCACAGAGCATCACCAGAGGCCAGACTTACGACAATTACAGCGTCAGCCCGCTGACGACCGCCAACAGCGGCCTCAGCAACGCTCAGGCTCGTAACATCGCGATTCTTTACGACCTCTACTATCAGGGCCAGGACGCCAGCTCCTGGTCGACTGAGCAGTCGACAGCCTTCCAGCTCGCCCTGTGGGAGCTCTCCCACGACGATGACGGCAGCATGACCTCCAGCGGTCTCAGCCGTGGCGACTTCCAGGTCAGCATTGATGCCCAGATGGACGGCAACCAGCCCGACAACACCACCCGTAACTATGTTAACCGGGCCATGGACTACCTGAATGAGGTAGAAGCCAAGTCCAAGAACAACTACAATCCCTACACCGAGCTCGTCGCCCTGACCAGCACGGCCAATCAGGATTTGGTCGTTCTCGGTGTGGCTATCCCCGCCGGCGGTGGTAGCGGTGGCGGTGAGCCGACTGCAGTTCCCTTTGGCGTCAACCCGCTGCCGGGCCTGGCCATTGTCGGCCTGTTCGGATGGCGCCGCCTGCGCAAGCGCCTGAACCGGGACACCCCGGAGCAAGCCGCCTGA
- a CDS encoding HpsJ family protein translates to MKLTERLKQYYRPLEVQDSTPSPLPIVGAALVIYSIFQYAYIIYPVQAGNFDWEFRVINALVDNAFTPILGIALFLFGSTIEMPLWRLIGSRILTWLSIVLALSFILLIPLAVNDGLRLGRVMSSQMATAENVSRTQLDKVRKALDSATTMQELEVLTTVLNLTPSMEQRDKQMPNDSFVARREWLWETIRSNQKRILENAKDVYTANRTTLRKDVTKATFGCAFMGTVFGYFFFAFKNVRKKHRILEEDE, encoded by the coding sequence ATGAAACTCACCGAACGCCTTAAACAGTATTACCGTCCCCTGGAAGTCCAGGACAGCACGCCCAGCCCGCTTCCCATCGTTGGGGCCGCGTTGGTCATCTACTCGATTTTCCAGTACGCCTACATCATCTATCCGGTGCAGGCGGGTAATTTCGACTGGGAGTTTCGCGTCATCAACGCGCTGGTGGATAATGCGTTCACACCGATCCTCGGTATCGCCCTCTTCTTGTTTGGCTCGACCATTGAAATGCCCCTGTGGCGTCTCATCGGCTCACGCATTTTGACGTGGTTGAGTATTGTCCTCGCTCTGAGCTTCATCCTGCTCATCCCGCTCGCGGTTAACGATGGCCTGCGCCTGGGGCGCGTGATGAGTAGCCAGATGGCCACGGCAGAGAACGTCTCGCGGACACAGCTGGACAAGGTCCGCAAGGCACTCGACAGTGCCACCACCATGCAGGAGCTTGAGGTCCTGACCACTGTGCTCAACCTGACTCCCTCCATGGAGCAGCGTGACAAGCAGATGCCCAATGATTCGTTTGTCGCAAGACGCGAATGGCTGTGGGAAACGATCCGGTCCAACCAGAAGCGGATCCTGGAGAACGCGAAAGATGTCTATACCGCCAATCGTACGACCCTCCGCAAGGACGTCACCAAGGCGACTTTCGGGTGTGCCTTTATGGGCACCGTATTCGGCTACTTCTTCTTTGCCTTTAAAAATGTCCGCAAGAAGCACCGCATCCTCGAAGAGGACGAGTAG
- a CDS encoding ATP-binding protein, with protein MDFTYINDFKELDQLAADLESFGEAHDVHPAVVHTFNLCLDEVLTNIISYAYERPAQHHIYLAMRLHEGEVEAIVKDHGKPFDPLRDAKDPDINAPLEDRPIGGLGIFFCKKLMDHIEYRRVDDTNTFTMRKRNVPDLPEED; from the coding sequence ATGGACTTTACCTACATCAATGACTTCAAGGAACTCGACCAGCTTGCCGCCGATCTCGAAAGCTTTGGCGAGGCGCACGATGTGCACCCTGCGGTGGTCCACACCTTTAATCTCTGTCTGGACGAGGTCCTGACCAACATCATTTCCTATGCCTATGAGCGGCCCGCCCAGCACCACATCTATCTGGCGATGCGCTTACATGAGGGGGAGGTCGAGGCCATCGTGAAAGATCACGGCAAGCCCTTCGACCCGCTGCGCGATGCCAAGGACCCGGACATCAACGCGCCGCTGGAGGATCGCCCGATTGGAGGGCTGGGTATTTTCTTCTGCAAAAAGCTCATGGACCACATCGAGTACCGCAGAGTGGACGATACGAACACCTTTACGATGCGTAAGCGCAACGTCCCGGATCTGCCCGAGGAGGACTGA
- a CDS encoding SpoIIE family protein phosphatase, which yields MKDALTQALASPDNPGQEPAIKVLMVDDQMMVCEAVRRMLADEPDISFHAINDPSKAIETAMEIKPTVILQDLVMPDIDGLTLVKFFRAKPETKEVPMIVLSSKEEPETKKKAFELGANDYMVKLPDKLEVIARIRYHSKGYLNLLQRQQAEAALKAELDEAARYVRSLFPDPMEDATVKTDWVFISSSDLAGDTFGYHYLDDEHFAIYLLDVTGHGVGAALHSVSAINVMRAQSLPGVDFKDPGAVLAGLNEAFDMDKHNQMYFTLWYGVYHLPTRTLKFSSGGHPPSVLITDPTNPQGSLQTLATPGMVIGGMPDAPFTTDSTEVPAGSKLYVFSDGVYEVNYADGNGMMTEEEFAEGLCLPAEEGKTKVAGMVDWVRRAQGQDAFEDDFSLMEIIFK from the coding sequence ATGAAGGACGCTCTCACCCAGGCTCTTGCCAGTCCCGATAATCCCGGTCAGGAACCGGCCATCAAAGTTCTGATGGTAGACGACCAGATGATGGTCTGCGAGGCGGTGCGCCGTATGCTCGCCGATGAGCCGGATATCTCTTTTCACGCCATCAACGACCCCTCCAAGGCCATTGAAACCGCCATGGAGATCAAGCCGACGGTCATCCTGCAGGATCTGGTCATGCCCGATATTGACGGGCTGACGCTGGTGAAGTTTTTCCGGGCCAAACCCGAGACGAAGGAGGTGCCGATGATCGTGCTCTCCTCAAAGGAAGAGCCGGAAACGAAAAAGAAGGCCTTCGAGCTGGGCGCAAACGACTACATGGTCAAGCTGCCCGACAAGCTGGAAGTCATCGCCCGCATTCGCTACCACTCGAAGGGCTACCTGAACCTCCTGCAGCGCCAGCAGGCCGAGGCCGCCCTGAAGGCTGAGCTGGACGAGGCGGCCCGCTACGTGCGCTCCCTCTTTCCCGACCCGATGGAGGATGCCACTGTTAAAACTGACTGGGTCTTTATCTCGTCCTCGGACCTGGCCGGAGATACCTTCGGGTACCATTACCTCGACGACGAGCACTTCGCCATCTACCTGCTGGATGTGACCGGGCACGGGGTCGGAGCGGCCCTGCACTCCGTCTCGGCTATTAACGTCATGCGTGCGCAGTCGCTGCCGGGGGTGGACTTTAAGGACCCCGGAGCGGTGCTGGCCGGGCTCAATGAGGCCTTTGACATGGACAAGCACAACCAGATGTACTTCACGCTCTGGTACGGCGTGTACCACCTGCCCACCCGCACGCTCAAGTTTTCCTCCGGCGGGCACCCGCCCTCCGTGCTCATCACTGACCCGACCAACCCACAAGGCTCTCTCCAGACACTGGCCACGCCGGGCATGGTCATCGGCGGGATGCCGGATGCACCCTTTACCACGGACAGCACTGAGGTCCCTGCGGGCAGTAAGCTCTACGTCTTCAGCGACGGGGTGTACGAGGTGAACTACGCTGACGGTAACGGGATGATGACCGAGGAGGAGTTTGCCGAGGGGCTCTGCCTGCCCGCTGAGGAAGGTAAAACCAAAGTCGCCGGGATGGTTGACTGGGTCCGTCGCGCTCAGGGGCAGGACGCCTTTGAAGACGACTTTTCTCTCATGGAGATTATTTTTAAATAG
- the rpmB gene encoding 50S ribosomal protein L28, with amino-acid sequence MSRICFVTGKAPKRGRRIHRKGQTKKSGGIGTHVTKTVKRTFRPNLQRVRVKLPSGQVKRVWVSAKALKAGKVEKV; translated from the coding sequence ATGTCACGCATCTGCTTCGTCACCGGCAAGGCCCCCAAACGCGGCCGCCGCATCCACCGCAAAGGTCAGACCAAGAAAAGCGGCGGTATCGGTACGCACGTCACCAAGACGGTTAAGCGCACCTTCCGCCCCAACCTGCAGCGCGTCCGGGTCAAGCTCCCCAGCGGCCAGGTCAAGCGCGTATGGGTGTCCGCCAAGGCTCTGAAAGCCGGCAAAGTCGAGAAGGTCTAA
- a CDS encoding adenylate/guanylate cyclase domain-containing protein, with amino-acid sequence MQAGQAVKRHYPIPRIDFADFWDICGTFMRVQPGLSHIRYTIEGSDSTVADREKDVSKILSRLQRHPQDILLMEAEFEGPNTREGHARAIYRPVAVEDEPAGLTIMSQSLSKLLLFQFESLLYDKYDLDDSAHTTIEFGRPCEVLAAIIDLRGFSQFCEKPSIESPYTCGLMHSFYQAVHHSFIKYPPEMVKFLGDGVLALWETTAQDREIAIDICLSGSLEIHNRWQVVRRSPQFTHGAPEEVAIGISFGLASRLPEVGDYIGRPINIASRLSSVCPGGQIYIDKSVPSISDDYAKDDATAHIKSFGRYYIWRIIAG; translated from the coding sequence ATGCAAGCGGGCCAAGCCGTCAAGCGCCACTACCCTATCCCGCGGATCGACTTCGCCGACTTCTGGGACATTTGCGGGACTTTTATGCGGGTCCAGCCCGGACTCTCGCATATCCGCTACACGATCGAAGGCAGCGACTCCACCGTGGCCGACCGGGAGAAGGACGTCTCTAAAATCCTCAGCCGCCTCCAGCGCCATCCGCAGGACATCCTGCTCATGGAGGCCGAGTTCGAGGGCCCCAACACCCGTGAGGGCCATGCCAGGGCCATTTACCGCCCCGTCGCAGTCGAGGACGAGCCCGCCGGGCTCACCATCATGAGCCAGAGCCTGTCCAAGCTCCTGCTCTTCCAGTTCGAGAGCCTCCTCTACGACAAGTACGACCTCGACGACAGCGCGCACACCACCATCGAGTTCGGACGCCCCTGCGAGGTCCTCGCCGCCATCATCGACCTGCGCGGCTTCTCCCAGTTCTGCGAAAAGCCCAGCATCGAGTCCCCCTACACCTGCGGGCTCATGCACTCCTTTTACCAGGCCGTCCACCACAGCTTTATCAAGTACCCGCCCGAAATGGTGAAATTCCTCGGGGACGGCGTGCTCGCCCTCTGGGAAACCACCGCGCAGGACCGCGAGATCGCCATCGACATCTGCCTCTCCGGCTCCCTGGAGATCCATAACCGCTGGCAAGTCGTGCGCCGCAGCCCGCAGTTCACCCATGGTGCCCCCGAGGAGGTAGCCATCGGCATCTCCTTTGGGCTGGCCAGCCGCCTGCCCGAAGTCGGGGACTACATCGGCCGCCCCATCAACATCGCCAGTCGCCTGAGCAGCGTCTGCCCCGGCGGCCAGATCTACATCGACAAGTCCGTCCCCAGCATCAGCGACGACTATGCCAAGGACGATGCCACCGCCCACATCAAGAGCTTCGGGCGCTACTACATCTGGCGCATCATCGCGGGCTAA